The following coding sequences are from one Diadema setosum chromosome 9, eeDiaSeto1, whole genome shotgun sequence window:
- the LOC140232784 gene encoding uncharacterized protein — MTHKGQGGINQLGGVFANGRPLPIHVRHRILELAHLGLRPCDISRQLLVSHGCVSKILSRFAETGSILPGAIGGSKPRVSTPAVVSRIALYKQENSSMFAWEIRERLLLDGICTKDNLPSVSSINRILRNCSGEPDDEREDSVEEDDPSNVHNLNDDEKKTPHRSPQYGRDCDNRSSTTSPMSNTNTTRRPSFAVDDILGLREQGKRVKEEDIGYESSASSEPNPKRARRQPKCSDAVDPCEKKERPPVIPISESHKLPEDRKAYSAVQSQQRIETSRPPSELPPSPTYLPHHHQTAFPPHLPFVSALPIARWALPFLTAAGGAHKFHQLPHHQRPPYQSHTQPLLYHHPQVANQLHHHDPNRGIHPNSPGHFPHPAVFNPRFVFPMMDRGPKDALSDPTHEMRVSTGANLKSRLLALTTPSALPAKMSVS; from the exons ATGACTCATAAGG GTCAGGGCGGTATCAACCAACTTGGCGGCGTGTTCGCAAATGGAAGACCTCTCCCCATTCACGTACGTCACCGTATACTGGAGTTGGCTCATCTGGGGCTACGCCCATGCGACATTTCCCGCCAACTTCTGGTCTCTCATGGGTGTGTCAGTAAGATTCTCAGCAG GTTTGCTGAGACCGGGTCGATCTTACCGGGCGCCATCGGCGGGAGCAAGCCGCGAGTGTCGACACCGGCCGTGGTTTCCCGTATCGCTCTCTACAAACAGGAGAACTCGTCCATGTTTGCCTGGGAGATCCGGGAACGCCTCCTGCTCGATGGTATCTGCACCAAGGACAACCTGCCCAGCGTCAGCTCCATCAACAGGATCCTCAGAAACTGCTCGGGCGAGCCCGACGACGAGAGGGAAG ATTCAGTTGAGGAGGACGATCCCAGTAACGTCCATAACCTGAACGACGACGAGAAAAAAACACCGCACCGATCTCCGCAGTACGGGCGCGACTGCGACAACCGGTCATCGACGACTTCGCCGATGTCGAATACTAATACGACGAGAAGACCTTCGTTTGCCGTGGACGATATCCTAGGTCTCCGTGAGCAAGGGAAGAGAGTAAAAGAGGAAGATATCGGATACGAAAGCAGCGCTTCTTCTGAGCCAA ATCCAAAGCGAGCCCGCCGTCAGCCTAAATGCTCCGACGCTGTCGACCCGTGCGAGAAGAAAGAACGACCTCCAGTTATCCCGATCTCAGAGTCACACAAGCTACCAGAAGACAGAAAG GCCTACAGTGCAGTGCAATCACAGCAGAGGATAGAGACCTCGAGACCACCATCCGAATTGCCTCCTTCTCCTACCTATCTCCCACACCACCATCAGACAGCATTCCCGCCCCATCTCCCGTTTGTCTCCGCCCTGCCGATCGCCCGATGGGCGCTGCCGTTCCTGACTGCAGCAGGCGGCGCACACAAGTTCCATCAGTTGCCGCATCACCAACGCCCACCCTACCAAAGCCATACCCAGCCACTGCTGTACCACCATCCACAGGTGGCCAACCAGCTGCACCATCATGACCCCAATCGAGGGATCCACCCCAACAGTCCCGGTCATTTTCCACATCCCGCCGTTTTCAACCCGAGGTTCGTCTTCCCGATGATGGACAGGGGTCCAAAGGACGCCCTCTCGGACCCGACACACGAGATGAGAGTTTCCACTGGCGCAAATCTCAAATCTCGTCTGTTGGCACTCACCACCCCGAGTGCTCTTCCCGCGAAAATGAGCGTTTCATGA